The Oncorhynchus tshawytscha isolate Ot180627B linkage group LG05, Otsh_v2.0, whole genome shotgun sequence genome includes a window with the following:
- the LOC112250618 gene encoding guanine nucleotide-binding protein subunit beta-4-like — MSELEQLRQEAEQLRNQIRDARKACSDSTLSQITAGLDSVGRIQMRTRRTLRGHLAKIYAMHWGTDSRLLVSASQDGKLIIWDSYTTNKMHAIPLRSSWVMTCAYAPSGNYVACGGLDNICSIYSLKTREGNVRVTRELPGHTGYLSCCRFLDDNQIVTSSGDTTCALWDIETGQMATSFTGHTGDVMSLSLSPDFKTFVSGACDASSKLWDVRDGMCRQSFTGHVSDINAVCFFPNGNAFTTGSDDATCRLFDLRADQELMMYSHDNIICGITSVAFSKSGRLLLAGYDDFNCNVWDTLKAERAGVLAGHDNRVSCLGVTDDGMAVATGSWDSFLRIWN, encoded by the exons ATGAGCGAGCTGGAACAGTTACGGCAGGAAGCGGAGCAACTACGCAATCAAATCCGG GATGCTAGGAAAGCCTGTAGTGACTCCACTCTTTCGCAG ATCACAGCTGGTCTGGACTCAGTGGGCCGGATACAGATGAGAACGCGACGCACTCTCAGGGGCCACCTCGCCAAGATCTATGCAATGCACTGGGGCACCGACTCCAG GTTACTTGTAAGTGCCTCCCAGGATGGCAAATTGATCATTTGGGACAGCTACACAACAAACAAG ATGCATGCCATCCCGCTGCGCTCCTCCTGGGTGATGACCTGTGCATACGCGCCCTCTGGGAACTATGTGGCGTGCGGAGGCCTGGACAACATCTGCTCCATCTACAGCCTGAAGACCCGTGAGGGCAACGTGCGTGTCACCCGCGAGCTGCCcggacacacag GCTATTTGTCTTGCTGTCGTTTCCTGGACGACAACCAGATTGTGACTAGTTCCGGGGACACCACCTG CGCTTTGTGGGACATCGAGACTGGCCAGATGGCCACCAGCTTCACGGGCCACACGGGGGACGTGATGAGCCTGTCCCTCAGCCCTGACTTCAAGACCTTTGTGTCGGGGGCCTGTGACGCGTCCTCCAAGCTGTGGGATGTCCGGGACGGCATGTGCAGGCAGTCCTTCACTGGCCACGTGTCCGACATCAACGCCGTCTGC TTCTTCCCCAACGGCAACGCCTTTACCACGGGCTCGGACGACGCCACCTGTCGACTGTTCGACCTGCGTGCTGACCAAGAGCTGATGATGTACTCGCACGACAACATCATCTGCGGCATCACCTCGGTGGCCTTCTCCAAGAGTGGCCGCCTGCTGCTGGCTGGCTACGACGACTTCAACTGCAACGTGTGGGACACCCTCAAGGCCGAGCGCGCAG gtGTCCTGGCCGGTCACGACAACAGGGTGAGCTGTTTAGGCGTGACAGACGACGGCATGGCCGTAGCTACGGGCTCATGGGACAGTTTCCTCCGAATCTGGAACTAA